From Deltaproteobacteria bacterium CG11_big_fil_rev_8_21_14_0_20_42_23, the proteins below share one genomic window:
- a CDS encoding cytochrome C: MFIIMKKKSTVFLRNAMHKKLNILISFSLVSLCVACSSADKPAFEYMPDMMDQISVKAQEAAPQTAVEGTVARNVDVYPYAADERERAKNALNNPLPRTTEVFARGKKAFEIYCVVCHGHSAEGDGTIVPKFPRPPSLLSDKIKSWEDGEIFHVISTGQNLMPSYASQTLPEERWAITHYLRALQRADDPKPSDVKRLEMHLKKLKQQQ, from the coding sequence ATGTTCATTATCATGAAGAAAAAATCGACAGTGTTTTTAAGGAATGCAATGCACAAGAAATTAAACATCTTGATTAGTTTTTCACTTGTTTCACTTTGTGTGGCTTGTTCAAGTGCTGATAAACCAGCATTCGAATACATGCCAGACATGATGGATCAAATTTCTGTGAAGGCGCAAGAAGCAGCTCCGCAAACAGCGGTAGAAGGCACCGTTGCGCGCAATGTTGATGTTTATCCTTACGCAGCCGATGAACGTGAGCGTGCAAAAAATGCACTCAACAATCCTTTGCCTCGCACCACTGAAGTGTTTGCTCGCGGAAAAAAAGCGTTCGAAATCTACTGCGTTGTTTGTCATGGACACAGTGCCGAGGGAGATGGCACGATTGTTCCAAAATTTCCACGGCCGCCATCTTTACTTTCGGATAAAATTAAATCGTGGGAAGACGGTGAAATTTTTCACGTGATTTCAACAGGCCAAAACCTCATGCCAAGTTATGCTTCTCAAACTTTGCCCGAAGAGCGTTGGGCTATAACTCACTATCTTCGCGCATTGCAGCGTGCTGACGATCCAAAACCAAGCGATGTAAAACGGCTTGAGATGCATTTGAAAAAATTGAAACAACAACAGTAA
- a CDS encoding hydrogenase has product MDIQGNQLVQEPLVTPGKSYADIGQRVCKPLESLPMKKWWICFVLSVLIFLVGLCYATNMFRVGLGTLGLNHPVGWGVFITNFVFWVGIGHAGTLISAVLFLFRQKWRTAINRSAEAMTIFAVMTAGIFPLIHTGRPWLAFWLFPYPNERNLWVNFNSPLLWDVFAVSTYFTISFLFWYTGLIPDIASVRDRAKNKIRKLIYGVMSFGWRGSARKWTHYEMVYLLLAGLSTPLVLSVHSIVSFDFAVSVVPGWHTTIFPPYFVAGAVFSGFAMVVTLLTIVREVFNLKDYITIGHMEKMNKVMLVTGMIVGYAYMIELFTAWYSGNIYERFAFLNRIAGPYAWAYWIMVSCNMIVPQLFWFKKLRRSIPVMFVASIFANIGMWFERFVIVVTSLHRDFLPANWGYYKMTDHDWGITIGSFGFFMMFFLLFCRVLPTICMFEVKSIMPSPNAHKGGH; this is encoded by the coding sequence ATGGATATTCAAGGAAACCAACTCGTTCAAGAACCCTTAGTGACACCGGGGAAAAGCTACGCTGATATTGGGCAAAGGGTGTGCAAGCCACTCGAATCTTTGCCGATGAAAAAGTGGTGGATTTGTTTTGTGCTTTCGGTGCTCATTTTTTTGGTGGGGCTTTGTTATGCAACGAACATGTTTCGTGTTGGCCTTGGAACCTTAGGTCTTAATCATCCTGTTGGTTGGGGAGTCTTCATCACCAACTTCGTTTTTTGGGTTGGTATTGGTCACGCCGGAACATTAATTTCTGCAGTTTTGTTTCTCTTCCGCCAAAAGTGGAGAACAGCCATCAACCGTTCAGCTGAGGCTATGACTATCTTTGCCGTGATGACTGCTGGAATTTTTCCGCTCATTCACACCGGTCGTCCTTGGCTTGCGTTTTGGTTATTTCCTTATCCCAATGAAAGAAACCTTTGGGTGAACTTCAACTCACCACTTTTGTGGGATGTGTTTGCGGTTTCAACCTACTTCACTATTTCTTTTCTCTTTTGGTACACAGGTTTAATCCCCGATATCGCAAGTGTTCGCGACCGCGCAAAAAATAAGATTCGAAAACTTATCTATGGCGTTATGTCCTTTGGTTGGAGAGGTTCCGCCCGCAAGTGGACGCACTATGAAATGGTGTATTTGCTTCTTGCAGGCTTGAGTACTCCACTTGTTCTTTCGGTGCATTCAATTGTAAGTTTTGACTTTGCCGTTTCAGTTGTGCCTGGCTGGCATACCACTATTTTTCCACCATACTTCGTTGCAGGTGCCGTGTTCTCTGGCTTTGCCATGGTGGTTACGTTGCTTACTATTGTTCGTGAAGTGTTTAACCTCAAAGATTACATCACTATTGGCCACATGGAAAAAATGAACAAGGTGATGTTGGTTACGGGAATGATTGTTGGCTATGCCTACATGATCGAGCTTTTCACCGCTTGGTATAGCGGAAATATTTACGAACGCTTTGCTTTCCTCAACCGTATTGCTGGGCCGTATGCTTGGGCCTACTGGATTATGGTAAGCTGCAACATGATTGTGCCACAACTTTTCTGGTTCAAAAAACTTCGACGCTCCATTCCGGTAATGTTTGTAGCATCAATCTTTGCCAACATTGGAATGTGGTTCGAGCGTTTTGTGATTGTAGTTACTTCATTGCATCGCGATTTCCTTCCCGCAAATTGGGGATACTATAAAATGACAGATCACGATTGGGGAATTACCATTGGTAGTTTTGGTTTCTTCATGATGTTCTTCCTCCTTTTCTGTCGAGTGCTTCCCACTATTTGTATGTTTGAAGTGAAGTCAATTATGCCAAGTCCCAATGCCCATAAGGGAGGTCACTGA
- a CDS encoding molybdopterin oxidoreductase: protein MLQRIVKAVIINMKKNVTFWKSIEELEQTAEFEARTGKEFAEPPQKAEMSGMERRDFLKVMAASIAMAGAACTRRPVEKIMPYINKPEGVIPGVPVWYASSFEDGSSSYAVLVRTREGRPVKLEPNVDAPLNATGLSARAQASLLDLYHPDRIKAPSFVQNGTLKESNWEDLDKHIIAKLDAVKKTGGKIRVLTGVSSSPTTQKVLRSFENTYNAASISYDSVFPNEMVEAAKLSYGKSLLPRYRFEEAKVIVSFGADFLGNWMNPVRNMAGFSEGRNVDAGKMSRFIAFESVPTVTGTNADMFVPVKAGDEIFVALSLAYEVARRTGNASVASSLRSYAPEKLESKINFPASHIVETAEELVASRGTGLVVGANPNAKDAVLLQVAVNFINSTLANDGVTLDWTLAPRDYVGSSFEELKHLVAEMHAGEVEVLIVADADPLFTLPAELNCEEALKKVGLVISCADYFTATSAQSHVVCPGTHYLEAWGDANPERGLYTLVQPVIAPLHQGRSCQDSLLHWSGSESNYHEVLKHNWKSEVLPRVSSSLSWKDALKMGFVDAFASKRNDHGRIASAETFNPSALKNLPQLSSSAELSLALYPSLSLYDGRNNTNSWLLELPDPVTKLTWENVVSLSLATATKLSLREGDVVKVKSETFSAELPVHIQPKLHDATAAVALGFAAPHGMQVYPFQSYAHQTPSWNGIKVELEKTGKTALLACTQGHHELENRAHDIFSDATWKEFQHNPHAGIKKHAELPSMWEERKYEGHRWGMVIDTNACTGCSACVVACQAENNIPVVGKEQVIRGREMHWIRIDRYYSSEKGKTANPNVSHQPMTCQQCSNAPCETVCPTLATFHSDDGLNMMSYNRCVGTRYCANNCPYKVRRFNFFEQTLSIKEPMNQVLNPDITTRSRGVMEKCTFCIQRIQEKRNDAIIEKRELKDGEIKTACQQTCPAQAITFGDLNMKESQVAKMAASQRGYHVLAELNTRPVVTYLTKIRNV from the coding sequence ATGCTCCAACGCATTGTGAAAGCTGTCATTATTAATATGAAGAAAAATGTGACCTTTTGGAAAAGCATCGAAGAGCTCGAGCAAACGGCAGAGTTTGAAGCTCGTACGGGAAAAGAGTTTGCAGAGCCTCCTCAGAAAGCCGAAATGTCCGGCATGGAACGCCGCGACTTTTTAAAGGTAATGGCGGCAAGTATCGCTATGGCGGGCGCTGCCTGTACACGAAGACCTGTTGAAAAAATTATGCCTTACATCAACAAGCCAGAAGGTGTGATTCCTGGTGTTCCGGTTTGGTACGCTTCTAGTTTTGAAGATGGAAGTTCCTCTTATGCAGTTTTAGTCAGAACGCGCGAAGGCCGTCCGGTTAAACTTGAGCCAAATGTTGATGCTCCTCTCAATGCAACGGGCCTCTCAGCCAGAGCGCAAGCCAGTTTGCTGGATTTGTATCATCCCGATAGAATCAAAGCTCCAAGCTTTGTGCAAAATGGAACGCTAAAAGAAAGCAACTGGGAAGACCTCGACAAGCACATCATCGCCAAGCTTGATGCCGTGAAAAAAACAGGCGGAAAAATAAGAGTGCTTACGGGTGTAAGCAGCTCTCCTACTACGCAAAAAGTACTGCGAAGTTTTGAAAATACCTACAACGCAGCAAGCATTTCATACGATTCTGTTTTTCCAAATGAAATGGTTGAAGCGGCAAAGCTTTCGTACGGAAAATCACTCTTGCCACGCTATCGTTTTGAAGAGGCAAAAGTCATTGTTTCTTTTGGCGCCGATTTCCTTGGCAATTGGATGAATCCAGTTCGCAATATGGCTGGATTTTCCGAAGGCAGAAATGTTGACGCGGGAAAAATGTCACGCTTCATTGCCTTTGAATCTGTTCCAACCGTAACGGGTACAAATGCAGATATGTTTGTTCCGGTGAAAGCGGGAGATGAAATTTTTGTTGCGCTAAGTCTTGCTTATGAAGTTGCAAGGCGAACCGGAAATGCAAGTGTAGCAAGCTCTTTACGAAGCTATGCTCCAGAAAAACTTGAAAGCAAAATTAATTTTCCTGCATCTCACATTGTAGAAACAGCAGAAGAACTTGTTGCTTCACGCGGAACAGGTCTTGTAGTTGGAGCCAATCCAAATGCAAAAGATGCTGTGCTGCTTCAAGTGGCGGTAAACTTTATCAACTCTACACTTGCCAATGATGGTGTAACGCTAGACTGGACGCTTGCTCCTCGCGATTACGTGGGCAGTTCGTTTGAAGAACTCAAACACCTTGTGGCAGAAATGCACGCTGGTGAAGTGGAAGTGCTTATTGTCGCCGATGCAGATCCTCTCTTTACACTTCCCGCAGAATTAAACTGCGAAGAAGCGCTGAAAAAAGTGGGGCTTGTTATTTCTTGCGCAGATTATTTTACGGCAACCTCCGCACAAAGCCATGTCGTTTGTCCTGGCACGCATTACCTTGAAGCTTGGGGCGATGCAAATCCAGAGCGCGGACTTTATACCCTTGTGCAGCCTGTAATTGCGCCGCTTCACCAAGGTAGATCATGTCAAGATTCTTTGCTGCATTGGTCTGGCAGCGAATCAAATTATCACGAAGTGTTGAAGCACAATTGGAAAAGCGAAGTGCTTCCTCGAGTTTCAAGTTCTCTTTCTTGGAAAGATGCCTTGAAGATGGGATTTGTTGATGCGTTTGCTTCCAAAAGAAACGATCACGGCAGAATAGCTTCTGCTGAAACCTTCAACCCTTCAGCGTTGAAAAACTTGCCACAACTTTCTTCATCTGCAGAACTTAGCTTGGCGCTTTATCCAAGTCTTTCTCTCTACGATGGAAGAAATAATACAAACAGCTGGCTTCTGGAACTTCCAGATCCCGTCACAAAACTTACGTGGGAAAATGTTGTTTCCCTTTCTCTTGCAACAGCAACAAAGCTTTCACTTCGCGAAGGTGATGTAGTGAAAGTAAAAAGTGAAACGTTTTCTGCCGAGCTTCCAGTTCACATTCAGCCAAAATTGCATGACGCTACAGCAGCTGTTGCGCTTGGCTTTGCGGCTCCTCATGGAATGCAGGTTTATCCTTTTCAATCGTACGCGCATCAAACTCCAAGCTGGAATGGAATAAAAGTTGAGCTCGAAAAAACAGGAAAAACGGCACTGCTTGCTTGCACGCAAGGACATCATGAACTTGAAAACCGTGCCCACGATATTTTTTCCGATGCAACATGGAAAGAGTTTCAGCACAATCCTCATGCTGGAATAAAAAAACACGCAGAACTTCCAAGCATGTGGGAAGAACGCAAATACGAAGGCCACCGTTGGGGAATGGTGATTGATACCAACGCATGTACTGGTTGCAGCGCTTGTGTAGTTGCTTGTCAGGCGGAGAATAATATTCCCGTCGTAGGCAAAGAGCAGGTGATTCGCGGACGGGAAATGCACTGGATTCGCATCGATCGTTACTACAGCAGTGAAAAAGGAAAAACTGCAAATCCAAATGTTTCACATCAGCCTATGACTTGTCAGCAGTGCAGCAATGCACCTTGCGAAACCGTTTGCCCAACACTAGCAACGTTCCACAGCGATGATGGCTTGAACATGATGAGCTACAATCGTTGCGTTGGAACCCGGTATTGTGCAAACAACTGCCCTTACAAAGTGAGACGCTTCAACTTTTTTGAACAAACGCTTAGCATAAAAGAACCGATGAATCAGGTTTTGAACCCAGACATCACCACACGCAGCAGAGGCGTGATGGAAAAATGTACCTTCTGTATTCAGCGGATTCAAGAAAAACGAAATGATGCCATTATTGAAAAACGAGAATTAAAAGACGGCGAAATTAAAACCGCTTGCCAGCAAACCTGCCCAGCGCAAGCCATTACGTTTGGTGACTTAAACATGAAAGAAAGCCAAGTGGCAAAAATGGCAGCGTCACAACGCGGCTATCATGTACTTGCAGAGCTTAACACACGTCCAGTGGTGACGTATTTAACCAAAATTAGAAATGTGTAA
- a CDS encoding cytochrome C, with protein sequence MLFLSLLSLPVILLAFGVRSLVKLGDNTGYAPKQPIPFSHKLHAGDNQIPCQYCHVGVDKSKHAVVPAMNICMNCHQVVKLDSPYIQKLRDMYANGQPLEWIKVHDLPDHVRFTHERHIAAGLDCTQCHGDVGSMERVSQVKTLQMGFCIDCHREKNAPTHCESCHY encoded by the coding sequence ATTTTATTTCTTTCTCTTTTATCTCTTCCGGTCATTTTATTGGCATTTGGAGTGCGGAGTTTGGTGAAACTTGGCGACAACACTGGTTATGCTCCAAAGCAGCCGATTCCCTTTAGCCATAAACTTCACGCCGGAGATAATCAAATCCCTTGCCAGTATTGTCATGTGGGAGTTGATAAATCGAAGCACGCTGTTGTGCCTGCTATGAATATTTGCATGAACTGTCACCAGGTAGTGAAGCTGGACAGTCCTTATATTCAAAAGCTTCGCGATATGTATGCCAATGGGCAGCCTCTCGAGTGGATAAAAGTGCACGATCTTCCAGATCATGTTCGGTTTACCCACGAACGGCATATTGCGGCTGGGCTTGATTGTACGCAGTGTCATGGTGATGTGGGAAGTATGGAACGGGTTAGCCAAGTAAAAACATTACAGATGGGATTTTGTATCGATTGCCATCGTGAGAAAAATGCTCCAACGCATTGTGAAAGCTGTCATTATTAA